In Acidianus brierleyi, one genomic interval encodes:
- a CDS encoding DUF447 domain-containing protein yields MIQINIKDIFPKDGVYESILGSTGVLNNLSPIGIIREGDNISAKIYRNTLTYSNISKIPKCSIHITDNPRIFYNSLFGNINYTIKNALPIINDESIYEIIFAKCIKLNNDNPSIFLLDPYSIEIGSNVHRGFSRGYSLLIDALVHFTRLDILPNKEVLKLLNIINYELKTSKRLSPDMEDIIRDLENKIVSKGYKLE; encoded by the coding sequence ATGATCCAAATTAATATTAAAGATATTTTTCCAAAAGATGGCGTTTATGAGAGTATTTTAGGTAGTACTGGCGTTTTGAATAATTTATCTCCAATAGGAATTATAAGAGAGGGAGATAATATTTCGGCTAAAATATATAGAAATACTTTAACATATTCAAATATATCAAAAATTCCTAAGTGCTCTATTCATATTACAGACAATCCGCGAATATTTTACAATTCTCTATTTGGCAATATAAATTATACCATAAAAAATGCCTTACCTATAATAAATGATGAATCGATATACGAAATAATATTTGCTAAGTGTATAAAATTAAATAACGATAATCCTAGTATATTTCTATTAGATCCATATAGTATAGAAATTGGAAGTAATGTGCATAGAGGATTTAGTAGAGGATACTCATTACTAATAGATGCACTAGTTCATTTTACAAGATTAGATATTTTGCCAAATAAGGAAGTATTGAAATTACTTAATATAATAAACTATGAATTGAAAACTTCTAAAAGACTTTCACCAGATATGGAAGATATAATAAGAGATCTGGAAAATAAGATAGTCTCTAAAGGTTATAAATTAGAATAG
- a CDS encoding M28 family peptidase, with the protein MIYERIKELSSMGEIVAGDQKERKLISKFEKMFSNIDDRKIVPIEVLNYSSETYMEGEKKIEAISLPYSPDIDFDGKIVRDFKSCNNSGILIILDNLYDINKFYIKALENQCQFIVFTLDNNLRKYVVKTPPFLNLSASIPPPIPAFYIRKNDLDYIREKISIKNLTKIKRTTGYIFEIIKNAKKDDKIYVSAHHDHWFTGEHDNLASLALFPEIESSIYELHLITFTAEEAGALGYSSFSWSFGSRYYLDNVVKNLDNIILNINLDNINPFSPVVKISPGLFTLSTKYFNVKREIEIYSDGYSFFKKGIPSLTIEGINPNYHSDNDTVNKDEEKGFYDILHKINTILNTEIVIDNLEIKENLVNIMENLPLPLRVNLVNITNNTFLDKKPTSIYKLYGGIYNFQERYAKVKPFPLILGLDSVRANTSKVFIEGKPSMELRPVDKEYYAHLMEQFIDYYINSIHELSKDIL; encoded by the coding sequence ATGATTTATGAAAGGATAAAAGAGCTTTCAAGTATGGGCGAAATTGTAGCTGGAGATCAAAAGGAAAGAAAACTTATAAGCAAATTTGAAAAGATGTTTTCTAATATAGATGATAGGAAAATAGTTCCAATAGAAGTACTAAATTATAGTTCTGAAACATATATGGAAGGAGAAAAGAAAATAGAAGCAATCTCACTTCCATATTCTCCAGATATAGATTTTGATGGGAAAATAGTAAGAGATTTCAAATCTTGTAACAATTCTGGAATACTAATTATTTTAGATAATCTATATGATATAAATAAATTTTATATAAAAGCACTAGAAAATCAATGTCAATTCATAGTATTCACATTGGACAATAACCTTAGAAAATATGTCGTAAAAACTCCCCCTTTTCTTAATTTATCAGCATCAATTCCGCCTCCAATACCTGCTTTTTATATAAGGAAAAATGATTTGGATTATATAAGAGAAAAAATCTCTATTAAAAATTTAACCAAAATAAAAAGGACAACTGGTTATATATTTGAAATAATTAAAAATGCAAAAAAAGATGATAAGATATATGTATCAGCTCATCATGATCATTGGTTTACGGGTGAGCATGATAATTTAGCTTCTCTTGCATTATTCCCAGAAATAGAAAGCAGTATCTATGAATTGCATCTAATAACGTTTACCGCAGAAGAAGCTGGAGCATTAGGATATAGTTCTTTTTCATGGAGTTTTGGGTCAAGATATTATTTAGATAATGTAGTAAAAAATTTAGATAATATAATATTAAATATTAATTTAGATAATATAAACCCTTTTAGTCCTGTAGTAAAAATCTCACCTGGATTATTCACTTTATCCACTAAATATTTTAATGTAAAAAGGGAAATTGAAATATATAGTGACGGATATAGTTTTTTCAAGAAAGGAATTCCTTCACTTACTATTGAAGGAATTAATCCAAACTATCATAGCGATAATGATACTGTGAATAAAGATGAAGAAAAAGGGTTTTACGATATATTACATAAAATTAATACAATATTAAATACTGAAATTGTAATAGACAATTTAGAAATAAAAGAGAATCTAGTTAATATCATGGAAAATTTACCATTACCGTTAAGAGTAAATCTAGTTAATATCACAAACAATACGTTTTTGGATAAGAAGCCCACAAGCATATATAAACTGTATGGTGGAATATACAACTTTCAGGAAAGATATGCTAAAGTTAAACCTTTTCCGCTAATTTTAGGATTGGATTCTGTTAGAGCGAATACATCTAAGGTTTTTATAGAAGGAAAACCCAGCATGGAACTTAGGCCAGTTGATAAGGAATATTATGCACATCTTATGGAACAATTTATAGACTATTATATAAATAGCATTCATGAATTATCAAAAGATATCTTGTAA
- a CDS encoding HAD family hydrolase produces MEDYNEFEKIRAIFFDFDNTLVDFETNSKRALDVLSKELYTYLIDNNLSLNISSSEINEIVTSISCKLDSEGVYDRTIWIEKILEKLGISVNKEQIFEWVSLYWSIASDTKVFDDVQDTLDFLKKKGYKLGIITNSDGEGGSKSRRLENFPLIKYFDIIVIGGENNIKPKPSVQPFIVGCEKLSLSSDQCVMVGDDPVKDCLAAKKAGLNSILIDRQNKVKFAELYADLVIRNIKSLQDIF; encoded by the coding sequence ATGGAAGACTATAACGAATTTGAAAAAATTAGAGCCATATTTTTTGATTTTGATAATACGCTAGTAGATTTTGAAACTAATTCTAAGAGAGCTTTAGACGTATTATCTAAAGAATTATATACATATTTAATTGACAATAATCTTTCGCTAAATATTTCTAGCTCAGAAATAAATGAGATAGTAACATCTATTTCATGCAAATTAGATTCTGAAGGAGTATATGATAGGACAATATGGATTGAAAAAATTCTTGAAAAACTCGGAATATCAGTAAATAAAGAGCAAATTTTTGAATGGGTATCATTATATTGGTCAATAGCTAGTGATACAAAAGTGTTCGATGACGTTCAAGATACGTTAGATTTTCTGAAGAAGAAAGGATATAAACTTGGCATAATAACTAATAGTGATGGAGAAGGAGGAAGTAAATCTAGACGGTTAGAAAATTTTCCTCTCATCAAATATTTTGATATAATAGTGATAGGTGGAGAAAATAATATAAAACCGAAACCTAGTGTTCAACCTTTTATAGTAGGATGTGAGAAATTAAGCCTTAGTTCTGATCAGTGCGTGATGGTAGGGGATGATCCTGTAAAGGATTGTCTTGCGGCAAAAAAAGCTGGCCTAAATTCCATACTTATAGATAGACAAAATAAAGTTAAATTTGCCGAACTTTATGCTGACCTAGTTATTAGGAATATAAAAAGCTTACAAGATATCTTTTGA
- a CDS encoding elongation factor EF-2, whose product MPRFKTTEEVLGLMKDRERVRNIGIIAHVDHGKTTTSDQLLAASGIISPKVAGEALALDYLSVEQQRGITVKAANVSLYHEFENKGYVINLIDTPGHVDFSGRVTRSLRVLDGSIVVVDSVEGVMTQTETVLRQSLEERVRPILFINKVDRLIKELKLGPQEMMQKLLDIIKEVNNLIDIYAEPEFKEKWMINPTAGNVVFGSAKDKWGFSLPIAQKKGINMKNVIDAYTAPDKSKLEELANQVPINEALLDTVIKFIPNPIEAQKYRIPKIWKGDLNNELAKAMLNSDPNGPIVMMITDMKVDPHAGLVATGRVFSGTLRSGEEVWLVNAKAPQKVLQVSIYMGQFRELADEIPAGNIAAALGLDKARAGETLIAPEYKALQGSFETLHYVSEPVVTVAIEPKNPKDLTKMIDALRKLSIEDPNLVVKINEETGEYLVSGMGFLHVEVSLQLLKDNYGVDVVTSPPIVVYRESIRAKSQVFEGKSPNKHNKFYISVEPLNDKTVDLIANGTIKEDMDSKEMAKILRDQAEWDYDEAKKIIAIDENVNVFVDMTSGIQHLREIIDTLLQGFRLAMKEGPLAHEPVRGLKVTLHDAVIHEDPAHRGPAQIFPAVRNAIFAGFLTAKPTLLEPIQKLDIRVPMDLVGNVTSVLTRKRGKILNMSQVGSAARIAAEIPVAESYEIASDLRGSTGGRAFWGTEFSRWAPVPDSLLVDVIMKIRERKGLPKELPKPEDFLS is encoded by the coding sequence TTGCCTAGATTCAAAACAACAGAAGAAGTACTAGGTTTGATGAAAGATAGGGAAAGAGTTAGAAATATAGGAATAATAGCTCATGTAGATCATGGAAAGACTACTACAAGCGATCAACTGCTTGCTGCATCTGGTATAATTTCTCCTAAAGTAGCTGGTGAAGCATTAGCATTGGATTATTTATCGGTTGAACAACAAAGAGGTATAACGGTAAAAGCTGCAAACGTAAGCCTTTATCATGAATTTGAGAACAAGGGTTATGTAATTAACTTAATAGATACTCCAGGTCATGTCGATTTTAGTGGTAGAGTCACAAGAAGTTTGAGAGTTTTAGACGGATCGATAGTCGTAGTCGATTCAGTAGAAGGTGTAATGACTCAGACTGAAACTGTACTACGTCAAAGCCTAGAAGAAAGAGTTAGACCAATTCTATTTATAAATAAGGTTGACAGATTGATAAAGGAACTTAAATTAGGACCTCAAGAAATGATGCAGAAGTTACTTGACATAATAAAAGAAGTTAATAATCTTATAGACATATATGCGGAACCAGAATTTAAAGAAAAATGGATGATTAACCCTACTGCAGGTAACGTAGTTTTTGGATCCGCAAAGGACAAATGGGGATTTAGTTTACCTATTGCACAGAAGAAAGGAATTAACATGAAGAATGTTATTGACGCATATACTGCACCAGATAAATCAAAACTTGAAGAACTAGCTAATCAAGTTCCTATAAATGAGGCACTTTTAGATACTGTAATTAAATTTATTCCAAATCCTATAGAAGCTCAAAAGTATAGAATTCCTAAGATTTGGAAAGGAGACCTTAATAATGAATTAGCTAAGGCAATGTTAAACTCTGATCCTAATGGACCTATAGTTATGATGATAACAGACATGAAAGTAGATCCACATGCAGGTTTAGTAGCTACTGGAAGAGTATTCTCAGGTACTCTCAGATCAGGAGAAGAGGTATGGTTGGTTAACGCTAAAGCTCCTCAAAAGGTTCTGCAAGTAAGTATATATATGGGACAGTTTAGAGAATTAGCGGATGAAATACCTGCAGGAAATATTGCCGCAGCATTAGGCTTAGACAAGGCTAGAGCTGGTGAGACATTAATAGCCCCAGAATATAAGGCTTTACAAGGTAGCTTTGAGACGTTGCATTATGTTTCTGAACCTGTAGTAACGGTAGCTATTGAGCCCAAAAATCCTAAGGATCTAACCAAGATGATTGATGCATTAAGAAAGTTAAGCATAGAAGATCCTAATTTAGTTGTAAAAATAAATGAAGAAACTGGAGAGTATTTAGTATCTGGGATGGGATTCCTTCATGTGGAAGTATCATTACAATTACTTAAGGACAATTATGGCGTGGACGTTGTAACTAGTCCTCCAATTGTAGTGTATAGAGAAAGTATAAGGGCAAAAAGTCAAGTATTTGAAGGAAAGTCTCCAAATAAGCATAATAAATTCTATATTAGCGTAGAACCATTAAACGATAAGACAGTTGATCTAATAGCAAATGGCACTATAAAAGAAGATATGGATTCTAAAGAAATGGCTAAGATTTTAAGGGATCAGGCTGAATGGGATTATGACGAAGCGAAGAAGATAATTGCTATAGATGAAAATGTAAATGTATTTGTAGACATGACAAGCGGTATTCAGCATCTGAGAGAAATAATAGACACTTTACTTCAAGGATTTAGGTTAGCTATGAAAGAAGGCCCATTAGCTCATGAGCCAGTTAGAGGATTAAAAGTGACATTACATGATGCCGTTATACATGAAGATCCTGCGCATAGAGGTCCAGCACAGATATTTCCAGCAGTTAGAAATGCAATATTTGCAGGTTTCTTAACTGCAAAACCAACTTTATTGGAGCCCATACAAAAGCTAGATATAAGAGTTCCAATGGATTTAGTAGGTAATGTTACTTCAGTATTAACTAGAAAAAGAGGTAAAATATTGAATATGTCTCAAGTAGGTAGTGCAGCAAGAATAGCGGCCGAGATACCAGTGGCAGAATCTTATGAAATAGCTAGCGATTTAAGAGGATCAACAGGAGGTAGAGCTTTTTGGGGAACAGAGTTCAGTAGATGGGCGCCAGTTCCAGATAGCTTACTAGTAGACGTTATAATGAAAATTAGAGAGAGAAAAGGACTACCAAAAGAATTGCCAAAGCCAGAGGACTTTTTATCGTGA
- the xpf gene encoding 3'-flap repair endonuclease Xpf yields MMIRIYADDREEASGIPSILRSLGITVFLRQLSVGDYIVGDNIAVERKSVIDLVNSIFDKRFFDQIGRLTSSYDISFLLIEGNLNRIYKITNNWKAVNSALISVMTIQNLRVIYSIDKQESAEILKKLAEKFQLNDNKKKSISLHDKPKFENIKEEQEYIVESFPQIGEILAKKLLEKFGTIKNICNANISDIEKAIGSRKKAEEIYKIINTPYSSSENNSKKSLLDFI; encoded by the coding sequence ATAATGATAAGGATCTATGCCGATGATAGAGAAGAAGCTAGTGGCATTCCAAGCATTCTACGTAGCCTAGGTATAACAGTTTTTTTAAGGCAACTTTCCGTAGGAGATTATATAGTCGGTGATAATATAGCAGTTGAAAGAAAAAGCGTTATAGACTTAGTGAATTCTATATTTGATAAGAGATTTTTTGATCAGATAGGGAGACTTACGAGCTCATATGATATATCTTTTTTGCTAATAGAAGGTAATTTAAACAGAATATATAAAATAACTAATAACTGGAAAGCTGTAAATTCAGCACTAATTTCTGTAATGACCATTCAAAATTTAAGAGTTATTTATTCGATAGATAAACAGGAATCGGCTGAAATCTTAAAGAAACTTGCTGAAAAATTTCAGCTAAATGACAATAAGAAAAAGAGTATTAGTCTTCATGATAAACCAAAATTTGAGAATATAAAGGAAGAACAAGAATATATAGTAGAGTCTTTTCCTCAAATTGGTGAAATATTAGCTAAAAAACTACTTGAAAAATTTGGCACAATAAAAAATATTTGTAATGCTAATATTTCGGACATAGAGAAGGCCATAGGAAGCAGGAAAAAAGCGGAAGAAATATATAAAATAATTAACACCCCTTATTCGTCTTCAGAGAATAATAGTAAGAAATCATTGTTAGATTTTATTTGA
- a CDS encoding prefoldin subunit beta, whose protein sequence is MAEKLPPEVQTQLLKLQQLQSQLERLGYEKSVIDSELREVNKVLEELSTLPADTIIYKILGNLLVKKDKSTIEKELSDRKEILELRSRTYQKQEDLLKKQFDDLQRKVNELLQRYYPQGGSSTVPPKA, encoded by the coding sequence ATGGCAGAAAAATTACCTCCTGAAGTTCAGACTCAGTTATTAAAGCTACAACAACTCCAAAGTCAATTGGAAAGATTAGGGTATGAAAAAAGTGTTATAGATAGTGAGCTAAGGGAAGTAAATAAAGTCCTAGAAGAATTGTCTACATTACCCGCAGATACTATCATATATAAAATTCTAGGGAACTTATTGGTTAAGAAAGATAAGTCTACAATAGAGAAAGAGTTAAGTGATAGAAAGGAAATTTTAGAACTTAGATCAAGAACTTATCAAAAACAGGAAGATTTACTTAAAAAACAATTTGATGATCTTCAAAGAAAAGTTAATGAATTATTACAACGTTATTATCCACAAGGAGGTTCATCAACAGTTCCTCCAAAAGCTTAA
- a CDS encoding 50S ribosomal protein L37ae, with protein MAKYKVVGVAGRLGPRYGSTLRKKWKEIMERRYAEYQCPVCKSSGKVVRISSGIWYCKKCGAKWAGLAYTPY; from the coding sequence ATGGCTAAATACAAGGTAGTTGGAGTTGCAGGAAGATTAGGTCCTAGATATGGTTCTACGTTAAGGAAAAAATGGAAAGAAATAATGGAGAGAAGATATGCAGAGTATCAATGTCCAGTTTGTAAAAGTTCTGGTAAAGTAGTACGAATATCATCAGGCATATGGTATTGCAAAAAATGTGGAGCTAAATGGGCTGGTCTTGCATACACCCCGTACTGA
- the rrp42 gene encoding exosome complex protein Rrp42, giving the protein MSVTPSNENVIPLIKKESILHMLERGVREDGRKLTDYRPLNITLDYAKKADGSALVKLGDTSVLAGVKVEEEEPFVDTPSQGNLVVNVELLPLAYETFEPGPPDENAIELSRVVDRSLRDSKAVDLNKLVIEAGKKVWTVWVDIYVLDYGGNVLDASTLAAVAALYNAKLPKVLNDNGEIKIIREEKGDRVPIMFPVVTITAAKIGKYIVIDPDLEEEGIADAKLSISYTPEGRIVGMQKTGQGSFTLQEILNIENIARSSSEKLLEELKKQLNI; this is encoded by the coding sequence ATGTCTGTAACTCCATCTAATGAAAATGTAATTCCTTTAATTAAAAAGGAAAGTATATTACATATGTTGGAAAGAGGAGTAAGAGAAGATGGTAGAAAACTCACCGATTATAGACCTTTAAATATAACCTTGGATTATGCTAAGAAGGCTGATGGTTCTGCCTTAGTAAAACTTGGAGATACCTCAGTATTGGCTGGGGTGAAAGTAGAAGAGGAAGAACCTTTTGTCGATACTCCTTCTCAAGGTAATTTAGTAGTAAATGTTGAACTATTACCTTTAGCGTATGAAACTTTTGAACCAGGCCCACCAGACGAAAATGCAATAGAGTTATCTAGGGTTGTAGATAGGAGCTTAAGGGATTCTAAGGCAGTAGACCTTAATAAACTAGTTATAGAAGCAGGGAAAAAAGTTTGGACAGTATGGGTTGATATCTATGTTTTGGATTATGGAGGAAATGTTTTAGATGCTTCCACGTTAGCAGCAGTAGCGGCATTGTATAATGCCAAACTACCTAAAGTTTTGAATGATAATGGAGAAATAAAAATCATAAGAGAAGAAAAAGGTGATAGAGTTCCTATAATGTTTCCTGTGGTAACTATAACAGCTGCTAAAATAGGCAAGTACATAGTAATTGACCCAGATCTAGAGGAAGAAGGAATAGCAGATGCCAAATTATCTATATCATATACGCCAGAAGGTAGAATAGTAGGAATGCAAAAGACTGGACAAGGAAGTTTTACTTTACAAGAGATTTTAAATATAGAAAACATTGCTAGATCTTCTAGTGAGAAGCTTTTAGAAGAACTTAAAAAGCAATTAAATATATAA
- the rrp41 gene encoding exosome complex exonuclease Rrp41 yields MIQLQKPKLILDDGKRLDGRKPDELRPMKMEIGVLKNADGSSLVQVGNTKILAAVYGPREMHPRHLALPNRAVLRVRYHMTPFSTDERKNPAPSRREIELSKVIREALESTILVEEFPRSSIDVFMEVIQADAGTRLASLMAASLAVVDAGIPVKDLIAAVAVGKADGIVVLDLNEPEDMWGEADMPVAMMPALGQINLIQLNGNMTPDEFKQAMDLSMKGINIIYNMEKDVLKNRYAELKEES; encoded by the coding sequence ATGATTCAGCTTCAAAAACCTAAACTAATCTTAGATGACGGAAAACGTCTAGACGGAAGAAAGCCAGATGAGCTCAGGCCAATGAAAATGGAAATAGGTGTATTAAAAAACGCTGATGGATCTTCTTTAGTTCAAGTTGGTAATACTAAGATTTTGGCTGCTGTATATGGACCTAGAGAAATGCATCCTAGACATCTAGCACTTCCAAATAGAGCAGTACTTAGAGTAAGATATCATATGACTCCTTTTTCTACAGACGAAAGAAAGAATCCAGCACCTAGTAGAAGAGAGATAGAACTTTCAAAAGTTATTAGAGAAGCTCTAGAATCAACAATATTAGTAGAAGAATTTCCAAGATCTTCTATCGATGTTTTTATGGAAGTTATTCAAGCTGACGCAGGAACAAGATTAGCATCTCTTATGGCAGCATCTTTGGCTGTAGTTGACGCAGGAATTCCAGTTAAGGATCTTATAGCAGCAGTAGCGGTAGGAAAGGCAGACGGAATAGTAGTTTTGGATTTAAATGAGCCTGAAGATATGTGGGGAGAAGCCGATATGCCAGTTGCTATGATGCCAGCTTTAGGTCAGATTAATCTTATACAATTAAACGGAAATATGACACCAGATGAGTTTAAACAAGCTATGGATCTATCAATGAAAGGAATAAATATTATTTATAATATGGAAAAAGATGTTCTTAAAAATAGATACGCTGAACTTAAGGAGGAGAGTTAA
- the rrp4 gene encoding exosome complex RNA-binding protein Rrp4 has product MSSNKLYFQNRSIVVPGDLVAEGNFQIPWSPYFYKVGTKYYSTVIGIFESKDPVFEIIPLEGPHYYPKIGDTVIGLIEDIELYGWILDIKSMYSAYLPASSLLGRAVNVGEDIRKYMDIGDYVIAKLENFDRTIDPVLSIKGKGLGRISSGTVIDIMPVKVPRVIGKNKSMLEVLTTETGCEITVAQNGRIWANCPSQDKENILILAIKTIEEESHTKGLTDRIKNLIKEKVGEINDSASKT; this is encoded by the coding sequence ATGTCGTCAAACAAACTCTATTTCCAAAATAGAAGTATAGTAGTACCAGGGGATCTGGTAGCAGAGGGCAATTTTCAGATACCTTGGTCTCCATACTTTTATAAAGTCGGTACTAAATATTACTCAACTGTAATAGGAATATTTGAGTCTAAAGATCCAGTATTCGAAATAATACCACTAGAAGGTCCTCATTACTACCCTAAAATTGGAGATACTGTAATTGGCTTGATAGAGGATATAGAATTATATGGTTGGATATTAGATATAAAGTCCATGTATTCAGCATATCTTCCAGCGTCATCCCTACTAGGCAGAGCTGTAAATGTTGGTGAAGATATAAGAAAATATATGGATATAGGAGATTATGTAATAGCTAAGTTAGAAAACTTTGATAGGACAATAGATCCTGTTCTTAGTATAAAAGGCAAGGGATTAGGTAGAATTTCTTCTGGAACAGTAATTGATATTATGCCAGTAAAAGTTCCTAGAGTTATAGGTAAGAACAAAAGTATGCTTGAAGTATTAACTACTGAGACAGGATGCGAAATAACAGTGGCACAGAATGGAAGAATATGGGCAAACTGTCCCTCTCAAGATAAAGAAAATATTTTAATTCTAGCTATAAAAACAATTGAAGAAGAATCGCATACTAAGGGTTTAACTGATAGAATTAAAAATTTAATTAAAGAAAAAGTAGGCGAGATAAATGATTCAGCTTCAAAAACCTAA
- a CDS encoding ribosome assembly factor SBDS encodes MPTKDYIIVKYESHGERFEILVKPKEAFLFRSGKNIPVSDIVVSDTIYKDVKRGLKASPSALKKVFGSTDFETVVKDILLKGEIPLTSEQRKELVENKRKQVLDFIHRNAVDPKTGLPIPPARLEMAMEQAKIQIDINKDPEAQAMQIIHELTKIIPIKLARALLEIKVSAKYSSKIKSTLQNLGSVKKTNWLADGSLIAEIEIPAGAQEEVIDKLNSITKGEVEVKVVQVR; translated from the coding sequence ATGCCTACAAAGGATTATATAATAGTAAAGTATGAGTCACATGGAGAAAGATTCGAAATACTAGTAAAACCTAAGGAAGCTTTTTTATTTAGATCTGGAAAGAATATTCCTGTTTCAGATATTGTGGTTTCAGATACAATATATAAGGATGTTAAGAGAGGTCTAAAAGCTTCTCCTTCAGCTTTAAAAAAAGTTTTTGGGTCTACAGATTTTGAAACTGTAGTAAAAGACATATTATTAAAGGGAGAAATACCATTAACGTCTGAACAAAGAAAGGAACTTGTAGAGAATAAACGTAAACAAGTATTAGATTTTATTCATAGGAACGCTGTGGATCCAAAAACTGGTTTGCCTATTCCACCAGCTAGGTTAGAAATGGCTATGGAACAAGCAAAAATTCAAATAGATATAAATAAAGATCCCGAGGCTCAAGCTATGCAAATAATTCATGAGTTAACAAAAATAATACCTATCAAATTAGCTAGGGCGCTTTTAGAAATAAAAGTTTCAGCAAAATATAGTTCTAAAATAAAATCTACTTTACAAAATTTAGGATCTGTAAAGAAAACTAATTGGTTAGCCGACGGATCTTTAATAGCAGAAATAGAAATACCAGCAGGAGCTCAAGAAGAAGTTATTGATAAGCTAAACTCTATAACTAAAGGTGAAGTAGAAGTAAAAGTAGTACAAGTGAGATAA
- the psmA gene encoding archaeal proteasome endopeptidase complex subunit alpha, translating to MAFGPAAMGYDRAITIFSPDGDLYQVDYAFQAVKKGWTTLGVKTKNAVVILGEKKQSLLVDIDSVEKIFLIDDHVGCSFAGLASDGRVLIDYARNSSLQHKLIYDEPISIDYLTKLVADVKQMYTQHGGVRPFGVSLIIGGVDKGTPKLFMTEPSGQFMPYLAVAIGENYTTATEFLQKNYKDDLSVEDTITLAINALKATKQPGEKLGPNEIEIGYGAANTGIFRKLTLEERNDILQKLG from the coding sequence TTGGCATTCGGACCAGCAGCTATGGGATATGATAGAGCAATAACAATATTTTCTCCAGATGGAGATTTATATCAAGTAGACTATGCATTTCAAGCAGTAAAAAAGGGATGGACAACATTAGGAGTCAAGACAAAGAATGCTGTCGTAATATTGGGAGAAAAGAAACAGTCTCTTCTAGTGGATATAGATAGTGTAGAAAAAATATTCTTAATTGATGACCATGTGGGATGCAGTTTTGCTGGATTAGCGTCTGATGGTAGAGTACTTATAGATTATGCTAGGAATTCATCATTACAACATAAATTAATCTATGATGAGCCTATTAGTATAGATTATTTGACTAAGTTAGTTGCAGACGTAAAGCAGATGTACACTCAACATGGAGGAGTTAGACCTTTTGGTGTATCGTTAATAATAGGAGGAGTAGACAAAGGTACGCCTAAACTTTTCATGACTGAACCAAGCGGTCAATTTATGCCATACCTAGCGGTAGCTATAGGCGAAAATTATACTACAGCTACTGAATTTTTACAAAAGAACTATAAAGACGATCTAAGTGTTGAAGATACAATTACACTTGCGATTAATGCACTTAAGGCTACTAAACAGCCTGGAGAAAAACTAGGTCCTAATGAAATAGAAATAGGGTATGGCGCAGCAAATACTGGAATCTTCAGAAAGTTAACATTAGAAGAAAGGAATGATATACTTCAAAAATTGGGGTGA
- a CDS encoding Rpp14/Pop5 family protein gives MLQIIIDLVLLVWLIMLTLYVIKNKNIYTKKIINKRSIRSKRYILFYIILSKNENINISNKTIEDAIRRSVKELLGNMWLEISNPKVVFYDPNKLQGVISTNRAGYKVVIASLPLVKEINNTKVLIVATRTTGSLKRAKKLMSM, from the coding sequence ATGCTTCAAATAATTATTGACTTAGTACTTTTGGTCTGGTTAATAATGCTGACATTATATGTGATTAAAAATAAAAATATTTACACAAAAAAAATCATTAATAAGCGAAGCATAAGATCCAAACGATATATACTTTTTTATATAATTTTGTCGAAAAACGAAAATATAAATATTTCAAACAAAACTATAGAGGATGCTATAAGGAGATCAGTAAAAGAGCTATTAGGAAATATGTGGTTAGAAATTTCTAATCCAAAAGTTGTTTTTTATGATCCAAATAAATTACAAGGCGTTATATCTACAAACAGAGCAGGTTATAAAGTAGTTATAGCATCACTACCATTAGTCAAAGAAATTAATAATACGAAAGTTTTAATAGTGGCAACTAGGACAACTGGTAGTTTAAAGAGAGCTAAAAAACTTATGAGTATGTGA